A genomic window from Rhodococcus sp. KBS0724 includes:
- a CDS encoding hydrogenase maturation protease: MRVLVAGVGNIFLGDDGFGSEVVRALQREQLPEGVQLVDYGIRGVHLAYDLLEPWEALVLIDALPPSGKPGAVEVYELEAETGDGTISSGTVSSSAVESGTASLDAHSLDPNSVFASLRALGGTPPRTFVVGAHVESVEEGIGLTPVVQDAVTGAASVVLGLVGSMAADAATADQGA; the protein is encoded by the coding sequence ATGCGCGTTCTGGTTGCGGGTGTCGGAAACATCTTCCTCGGAGACGACGGGTTCGGATCCGAGGTTGTGCGGGCGCTACAACGAGAACAACTGCCGGAGGGAGTGCAGTTGGTGGACTACGGAATTCGAGGCGTGCACCTGGCCTATGACCTTCTGGAACCGTGGGAGGCCTTGGTACTGATCGACGCGCTGCCGCCAAGCGGGAAACCCGGCGCGGTCGAGGTGTACGAGCTGGAGGCCGAAACCGGTGACGGCACTATTTCTTCCGGCACTGTTTCTTCCAGCGCTGTTGAATCCGGTACGGCAAGTCTCGATGCGCATTCGTTGGATCCGAACTCCGTGTTCGCCAGTTTGCGGGCTCTTGGTGGAACACCGCCGCGAACGTTTGTTGTCGGTGCACATGTCGAATCGGTGGAGGAAGGGATTGGATTGACACCAGTTGTTCAGGACGCGGTGACCGGCGCCGCGTCGGTGGTTCTCGGTCTCGTCGGGTCGATGGCGGCAGATGCCGCGACCGCTGATCAGGGGGCATGA
- a CDS encoding HypC/HybG/HupF family hydrogenase formation chaperone, whose product MCLGIPGRVVALLDGYGGQLALVDVEGATRKVNIGMLDENTVGAGDWVVIHMGFAVEKVDAKGAAEALAGLELMGRSRPADEGEP is encoded by the coding sequence ATGTGCCTCGGTATCCCTGGACGCGTCGTGGCGCTGCTCGACGGATACGGCGGGCAGCTCGCGCTCGTCGACGTGGAAGGTGCGACCCGCAAGGTCAATATCGGAATGCTCGACGAGAATACCGTCGGCGCTGGTGACTGGGTTGTCATCCACATGGGCTTTGCTGTCGAGAAGGTGGACGCGAAGGGTGCCGCCGAGGCGCTGGCGGGCCTCGAATTGATGGGTCGATCGCGCCCTGCGGATGAGGGCGAGCCATGA
- the hypF gene encoding carbamoyltransferase HypF: MITAIRLQIQGVVQGVGFRPFVYSLATELGLTGTVGNSPCGVVIDLEGEDLALAEFATELQVRRPPLARIDSVECEPAQACGRSGFRIVDTDTTTAGRTLAPPDVATCDDCLRDMVDPGNRRYRHPFVTCTNCGPRFTIIEELPYDRAATTMHGFPMCSECAAEYADPGDRRFHAQPIACPQCGPTLAFVDTDADTDADAEVVTGENAVQRARELLRAGKIVAVKGIGGYHLACDAGNESAVHELRQRKHRPGKPLAVMVREMNSAHAVGRINEAQSQALTECSRPIVLVDKASTYDLAPSVAPGIPDIGIMLAYNPIQNLLLGLPGDAAGPTVLVMTSANLGGEPILFRGSDLVRVSELADGVLTHDRPIRVPCDDSVLRVVDGRRVMLRRSRGYAPLPIELPLDVAPILAVGADLKNTFVMADGRSAWPSQHIGDMGDVAVLDGFTAAQTHFESITGVTPSQVVCDEHPRYHSSAWARKHAAGRPVRTVGHHHAHIAAVMGENGCDGAEPVIGMAFDGTGYGADGSVWGGEMLLATYKGFRRLAHLGYIALPGGDAGVERPYRMALSHLRSAGIGWDSDLPPVAACSARERSVLDHQLETGFGCVETSSMGRLFDAVAALAGVRQSVAYEAQAAIELEGVTRGIDCGSEYYIFGEREDTVGAWIADPGPVIRSVVADLRDGVSAGVIGARFHEGVARLVVTWAQAARAAAGVDDVALSGGVFQNPLLLARTRVLLSDAGFRPLTHHELPPNDGGLAYGQVLVGSSL, encoded by the coding sequence ATGATCACCGCCATCCGACTACAGATCCAGGGAGTGGTTCAAGGAGTTGGATTCAGGCCGTTCGTGTATTCGCTCGCAACCGAATTGGGGTTGACGGGCACAGTGGGGAACTCGCCCTGTGGAGTGGTGATCGACCTGGAGGGTGAAGATCTGGCGCTCGCGGAGTTCGCGACGGAACTGCAGGTGCGCCGGCCGCCGTTGGCCAGGATCGACTCGGTGGAGTGTGAGCCGGCCCAGGCGTGCGGGCGGTCCGGGTTTCGGATCGTGGACACGGACACGACGACCGCTGGGCGGACGTTGGCACCGCCTGATGTCGCGACCTGCGACGATTGCCTCCGTGACATGGTCGATCCTGGGAACAGGCGGTATCGGCATCCGTTCGTCACGTGCACCAACTGCGGTCCGCGGTTCACGATAATCGAAGAACTTCCGTACGACCGGGCAGCGACAACGATGCACGGGTTTCCGATGTGTTCGGAATGCGCAGCCGAGTATGCCGATCCCGGTGATCGGCGCTTTCACGCTCAGCCGATTGCGTGCCCGCAGTGTGGTCCGACCCTGGCTTTTGTTGATACAGATGCAGATACAGATGCAGATGCCGAAGTCGTGACCGGCGAGAATGCTGTGCAACGGGCGCGAGAGTTGTTGCGCGCCGGAAAGATTGTTGCTGTCAAAGGCATCGGGGGGTATCACCTGGCCTGCGATGCAGGAAACGAATCGGCAGTGCACGAATTGCGACAACGCAAGCATCGCCCTGGTAAGCCGCTTGCGGTGATGGTGCGAGAGATGAATAGCGCGCACGCGGTTGGGCGGATCAACGAGGCGCAGTCGCAGGCTCTGACCGAATGCTCGCGCCCGATCGTGCTGGTGGACAAGGCGTCGACATACGACCTTGCGCCTTCGGTGGCTCCGGGAATTCCGGATATCGGAATCATGCTGGCGTACAACCCGATCCAGAACCTCCTGCTCGGCCTTCCCGGTGATGCGGCCGGGCCGACAGTGCTGGTGATGACGTCGGCAAATCTCGGCGGTGAACCAATCCTGTTCCGAGGCAGTGATCTGGTGAGGGTATCCGAGCTTGCGGACGGGGTTCTCACCCACGATCGCCCTATCCGGGTGCCGTGCGACGATTCGGTTCTCCGTGTAGTCGATGGTCGCCGAGTGATGCTTCGCCGCTCCCGTGGGTATGCGCCGCTGCCGATTGAACTGCCGTTGGACGTGGCACCGATTCTGGCGGTGGGCGCAGATCTGAAGAACACCTTTGTGATGGCGGACGGAAGATCCGCCTGGCCGAGTCAACACATCGGGGACATGGGCGATGTTGCAGTGCTGGACGGTTTTACGGCGGCGCAGACGCACTTCGAATCGATTACCGGCGTCACCCCGAGTCAGGTTGTGTGCGACGAACACCCCAGATATCACTCGTCGGCGTGGGCGAGAAAGCATGCGGCGGGGCGGCCGGTGCGAACCGTGGGCCACCATCACGCGCATATCGCCGCGGTGATGGGCGAGAACGGCTGCGACGGCGCCGAGCCGGTCATCGGAATGGCCTTCGACGGAACAGGCTACGGAGCAGACGGTTCGGTATGGGGCGGGGAGATGCTGCTCGCAACGTACAAAGGTTTCCGTCGTCTTGCGCATCTCGGTTACATAGCCTTGCCGGGTGGTGACGCCGGAGTGGAACGGCCGTACCGAATGGCGCTGTCGCATCTGCGTTCGGCGGGAATCGGCTGGGACAGTGACCTTCCGCCGGTTGCTGCCTGCTCGGCGCGCGAACGTTCCGTCCTCGATCATCAGTTGGAGACGGGCTTCGGCTGTGTGGAGACATCGAGTATGGGACGGCTGTTCGACGCCGTCGCCGCACTTGCCGGTGTCCGCCAAAGTGTGGCGTACGAGGCGCAGGCAGCAATCGAATTGGAAGGTGTGACTCGGGGAATCGACTGCGGTAGTGAGTACTACATTTTCGGCGAACGCGAAGATACCGTCGGGGCGTGGATTGCGGATCCGGGTCCGGTCATACGTTCCGTGGTTGCGGACCTACGCGATGGTGTGTCGGCAGGTGTGATCGGTGCGCGTTTTCACGAGGGCGTTGCGCGTTTGGTGGTGACCTGGGCCCAAGCAGCGCGCGCTGCGGCCGGCGTTGACGACGTTGCCTTGAGCGGAGGGGTCTTCCAGAATCCGTTACTCCTGGCGCGGACGCGGGTATTGCTGTCGGACGCCGGTTTCCGCCCGCTGACGCACCACGAATTGCCACCGAACGACGGTGGTCTTGCGTACGGCCAAGTGCTGGTCGGGAGTTCGCTATGA
- a CDS encoding HypC/HybG/HupF family hydrogenase formation chaperone: MCLAVPGRIESLEDRDGTTMSIVNFGGVRKEVCLEYIPGAAVGEYVVVHVGFAIQRLDEESAQRTLAEFEHLGVLDEEFGDGFARAAKALGVDQKENQS; this comes from the coding sequence ATGTGTTTAGCCGTACCGGGACGTATCGAATCGCTCGAGGATCGTGACGGAACCACGATGTCCATCGTCAACTTCGGGGGAGTCCGCAAAGAGGTATGCCTCGAGTACATTCCCGGCGCCGCGGTCGGAGAGTACGTCGTTGTCCACGTCGGCTTCGCAATTCAGAGGCTCGACGAGGAATCAGCACAACGCACACTTGCGGAGTTCGAGCACCTCGGCGTGCTCGACGAGGAATTCGGCGACGGATTTGCTCGCGCAGCAAAGGCTCTGGGAGTCGATCAGAAGGAGAATCAATCATGA
- the hypD gene encoding hydrogenase formation protein HypD has translation MKYLDEFSDPELAGKLLDQIRTLATRRWAIMEVCGGQTHSIIRHGIDQLLPEQIEMIHGPGCPVCVTPLEIIDKALEIAARPDVIFCSFGDMLRVPGSASDLFRIKSAGGDVRVVYSPLDALTIAKENPDREVVFFGIGFETTAPANAMTVYQANRLGIKNFSLLVSHVLVPPAMAAIMDSPECRVQAFLAAGHVCSVMGTSEYPALAQKYRVPIVVTGFEPLDLLEGIRKTVLQLETGRYEVENAYARAVTAQGNVAAKAMLDDVFAVSDRTWRGIGPIPDSGWQLAPKYAEFDAEQRFSVTDIHTDESSVCRSGEVLQGLIKPNECAAFGKECTPRNPLGATMVSSEGACAAYYLYRRLELQEAGHGS, from the coding sequence ATGAAGTATCTGGACGAATTCTCCGACCCTGAGTTGGCCGGCAAATTACTCGATCAGATTCGAACACTCGCCACTCGTCGATGGGCGATCATGGAAGTCTGTGGTGGTCAGACACATTCGATCATTCGACACGGAATTGACCAATTGCTTCCCGAGCAGATCGAGATGATTCACGGGCCGGGATGCCCGGTCTGTGTCACGCCGCTGGAGATCATCGACAAAGCGCTCGAGATCGCTGCACGCCCGGATGTGATCTTCTGCTCGTTCGGTGACATGTTGCGCGTGCCGGGTAGTGCGTCGGATCTCTTTCGGATCAAGAGCGCTGGTGGTGATGTGCGCGTCGTCTATTCGCCGCTCGATGCGCTGACCATCGCGAAGGAGAATCCGGATCGGGAGGTTGTGTTCTTCGGGATCGGGTTCGAAACTACCGCGCCCGCAAACGCGATGACCGTGTATCAGGCAAACCGACTGGGCATCAAGAACTTCTCGTTGCTCGTCTCCCACGTTCTCGTCCCGCCGGCGATGGCGGCGATCATGGACTCCCCGGAGTGCCGGGTGCAGGCGTTTCTCGCCGCAGGTCATGTGTGCAGTGTGATGGGAACTTCGGAGTACCCCGCACTGGCGCAGAAGTACCGGGTTCCTATCGTCGTCACGGGTTTCGAACCCCTCGATCTGCTCGAGGGCATCAGAAAGACCGTGCTGCAGTTGGAAACCGGCAGATACGAAGTGGAGAACGCCTATGCGCGGGCTGTGACAGCCCAGGGCAACGTCGCCGCCAAGGCGATGCTCGACGACGTGTTCGCGGTATCCGACCGGACCTGGCGCGGCATCGGTCCCATCCCGGACAGTGGGTGGCAGTTGGCGCCGAAGTATGCGGAATTCGATGCGGAACAACGGTTCTCGGTTACCGATATTCATACCGACGAGTCGTCGGTCTGCCGTTCCGGGGAAGTGCTCCAAGGCTTGATCAAGCCGAACGAGTGCGCTGCCTTCGGAAAGGAGTGCACGCCGCGCAATCCGTTGGGGGCCACGATGGTGTCGTCCGAGGGCGCGTGCGCCGCCTACTACCTGTACCGACGCTTGGAATTGCAGGAGGCGGGTCATGGGAGCTGA
- the hypE gene encoding hydrogenase expression/formation protein HypE, translated as MGADNSAVVDPGAWVCPLPLRDSPNIVMGHGGGGAMSAELIEHLFLPAFGDAADAELGDSAVLDIGGVRVAFSTDSYVVKPMVFPGGNIGDLAVNGTVNDLAMAGAQPLAMSTAFILEEGTPLADIATVAATLGDAARLAGVRLVTGDTKVVDAGHGDGVFVNTAGIGIVPAGVDIRPTRAEVGDAVIVSGDIGVHGVAVMSCREGLEFGTEVRSDCAALNGLVAAMIATGVDIHVLRDPTRGGVAATLNEIAQASNIGVALVERNLPIPDAVRDACGLLGLDPLYVANEGKLVAFVAPGDVDRVLDAMRGHSLGVGATVIGECVRAHAGMVVARTALGGNRVVDLPAGEQLPRIC; from the coding sequence ATGGGAGCTGACAACAGCGCGGTGGTAGATCCGGGGGCGTGGGTCTGTCCGTTGCCGCTCCGCGATTCGCCGAACATCGTCATGGGGCACGGCGGCGGTGGAGCGATGTCCGCCGAGCTGATCGAGCATCTGTTCCTCCCGGCATTCGGCGACGCGGCCGACGCGGAACTCGGCGATTCCGCTGTGCTCGACATCGGCGGTGTTCGGGTGGCGTTCTCGACGGACTCGTACGTGGTCAAACCGATGGTGTTTCCGGGTGGAAACATCGGCGATCTGGCAGTCAACGGCACGGTCAACGACCTCGCTATGGCAGGCGCACAGCCACTGGCAATGTCGACCGCCTTCATTCTCGAGGAGGGAACACCGCTCGCCGATATAGCGACGGTGGCGGCGACACTGGGCGACGCGGCTCGCCTAGCGGGAGTTCGACTGGTGACAGGCGACACCAAGGTGGTCGACGCCGGTCACGGCGACGGAGTTTTCGTCAATACTGCGGGCATCGGCATCGTTCCCGCCGGCGTCGACATCCGGCCGACCCGGGCCGAAGTCGGTGATGCCGTGATCGTCAGTGGTGACATCGGAGTTCACGGCGTGGCGGTGATGAGTTGCCGTGAGGGCCTGGAGTTCGGCACCGAGGTGCGCAGCGACTGTGCCGCACTGAACGGCCTGGTAGCCGCCATGATCGCCACCGGCGTGGACATCCACGTCCTTCGCGATCCGACGCGCGGCGGGGTTGCGGCCACGCTCAACGAGATTGCCCAGGCGTCGAATATCGGGGTTGCGCTCGTGGAACGGAACCTGCCGATTCCCGACGCCGTTCGGGATGCCTGTGGGTTGTTGGGCTTGGATCCGCTGTACGTGGCCAACGAAGGCAAACTGGTTGCGTTTGTAGCGCCCGGCGACGTCGACCGCGTGCTGGACGCCATGCGTGGACACTCACTGGGTGTCGGTGCAACGGTGATCGGGGAGTGCGTGCGTGCGCATGCCGGAATGGTGGTTGCCCGAACCGCGCTGGGTGGCAACAGGGTAGTGGATCTCCCTGCCGGTGAACAGCTTCCGCGGATCTGTTGA
- a CDS encoding DUF6390 family protein encodes MTGVHVAGPALFARYAYPPNELGYCGADDASALLRQATGTVTDQDRSRAQQFDGAWPYLAALARGVGVDDPLDPRVIEAYWLGGPLLDSVNSEQLVAHLRREFGKRNDTGLLSDLDGRDRALAHHSFHVLVVYPWARLLRKHGAVPLSVLQNCRIRWGEVREVGDEYAEVMSSPLVFDGNQLLRGPEAVEPVRWNVDGIPLGPDPVRGTLVALHWDWLCDTISVTQAGALDLAEESALEIVNLRLRAREV; translated from the coding sequence ATGACCGGCGTTCACGTGGCCGGCCCGGCACTGTTTGCGAGGTACGCGTATCCGCCGAACGAATTGGGCTATTGCGGGGCTGATGATGCGTCGGCGCTGTTGCGTCAGGCGACGGGAACGGTCACCGATCAGGACCGCAGCCGGGCGCAACAATTCGACGGTGCGTGGCCGTATCTCGCGGCGCTGGCCCGGGGAGTGGGTGTCGACGATCCACTCGATCCGCGAGTGATCGAGGCTTACTGGTTGGGTGGGCCACTGCTGGATTCGGTGAATTCGGAACAGTTGGTGGCGCATCTCCGACGCGAATTCGGGAAGCGCAACGACACGGGATTGCTCTCGGATCTGGATGGCCGCGATCGTGCTCTTGCGCATCACAGTTTCCATGTTCTAGTCGTGTATCCGTGGGCGCGGCTTCTTCGGAAACACGGTGCGGTGCCACTTTCAGTCCTGCAGAACTGCCGAATCAGGTGGGGGGAAGTGCGCGAAGTAGGCGACGAGTATGCGGAGGTGATGTCGTCGCCGCTCGTATTCGACGGTAACCAACTCCTCCGCGGCCCCGAGGCGGTTGAACCCGTGCGGTGGAATGTCGACGGCATTCCGCTTGGTCCCGATCCTGTGCGAGGGACCTTGGTGGCTCTGCACTGGGATTGGCTGTGCGACACCATTTCGGTGACGCAAGCCGGTGCCTTGGATCTTGCCGAAGAGTCAGCGCTCGAGATCGTCAACCTGCGGCTACGGGCGCGCGAAGTCTAG
- a CDS encoding glycosyltransferase 87 family protein, with amino-acid sequence MRTGIRDLRPSESTEPGNRVDRQFPTRWSTLGVVVLVSVAATVLLFTTVNPRTPLTGLFMGGVDLDVYRDGARRAMSDLPLYTEPVIHDLLYTYTPFSTLMFVPFGFLPGGADKYIWMGFNVVLLVAIIALCWRMLGYRIDRTIVVASALLAAASVFFEPVRSTLYFGQINLVLMALVLWDASRGEQSRLKGIGVGIAAGIKLTPAYFVLYYLALRQWRAAAVATMTIAATVGVSWAVLPKDSWQYWSETFFDSTRIADEGHAANQSLRGALTRIIGGPAPTWLWLLLAVVIVAASMWVVARLHRSGENLLSVTVAGFTAVVVSPFSWSHHWVWFVPLLVWCVHRALTNAWWWLGVVALFGVAGSWAYQFPGRLVVGFYLFPGTWVPWNVVVNLYLLVYLAVLAVAAVVAIRSTRDGAQNLALAETVQAPDVGIVAPVPKPTGEIPA; translated from the coding sequence ATGCGCACCGGCATCAGAGATCTACGACCTTCAGAGTCCACTGAGCCAGGCAATCGCGTTGACCGGCAGTTTCCCACTCGATGGTCCACGCTCGGTGTTGTTGTCCTGGTATCCGTCGCGGCGACGGTTTTGCTGTTCACGACCGTGAATCCGCGGACGCCGTTGACCGGTTTGTTCATGGGTGGTGTCGATCTGGACGTGTACCGCGATGGCGCCCGTCGCGCGATGTCAGATCTCCCGCTCTATACCGAACCTGTCATCCATGACCTTCTCTACACCTACACGCCGTTCTCGACGTTGATGTTCGTGCCGTTCGGCTTCCTGCCGGGTGGGGCCGACAAGTACATCTGGATGGGATTCAACGTCGTTCTGCTCGTCGCGATCATTGCGCTGTGCTGGCGAATGCTCGGATATCGCATCGACCGCACCATCGTTGTGGCCTCGGCCTTGTTGGCGGCTGCATCCGTATTCTTCGAACCAGTGCGGTCGACGCTGTACTTCGGACAGATCAATCTCGTGCTGATGGCACTTGTGCTCTGGGACGCCTCGCGCGGTGAGCAGAGCCGTCTCAAAGGCATCGGCGTCGGCATTGCGGCCGGGATCAAACTGACCCCCGCGTACTTCGTGCTCTACTACCTTGCTCTCCGGCAGTGGCGCGCCGCAGCGGTTGCCACCATGACGATCGCCGCGACCGTCGGGGTGAGTTGGGCCGTGCTGCCGAAGGATTCGTGGCAGTACTGGAGTGAGACGTTCTTCGACTCCACGCGCATTGCCGACGAAGGTCACGCTGCAAACCAGTCACTGCGCGGGGCACTCACACGGATTATCGGTGGACCCGCACCTACCTGGTTGTGGTTGCTTCTCGCAGTGGTGATCGTCGCCGCGAGTATGTGGGTAGTGGCGCGTCTGCATCGGTCCGGAGAGAATCTGCTTTCGGTCACCGTTGCCGGTTTCACGGCAGTTGTGGTCTCGCCGTTCTCGTGGAGCCATCACTGGGTGTGGTTTGTTCCACTGCTTGTCTGGTGTGTGCACCGAGCTCTGACAAACGCGTGGTGGTGGCTGGGCGTGGTGGCGCTGTTCGGTGTTGCGGGATCGTGGGCGTATCAATTCCCGGGCAGGTTGGTTGTCGGGTTCTATCTGTTCCCGGGAACGTGGGTGCCCTGGAACGTTGTTGTGAACCTTTACCTCTTGGTCTATCTGGCGGTCCTCGCTGTTGCCGCCGTTGTTGCCATTCGCTCGACTCGGGATGGTGCGCAGAACCTTGCACTCGCCGAGACCGTGCAGGCACCCGACGTAGGAATTGTCGCTCCCGTGCCCAAACCTACTGGCGAGATTCCCGCCTGA
- a CDS encoding HNH endonuclease signature motif containing protein, which translates to MTIVSDSIAVGDVVAGSAVGVRGRLWQLRPSEVRDVAVTASAEILRLEAIRVAAVDELALNPDEQVLCYRGVGRWLAANTMLQNSAGNKIAALGAALRSFPDIAAQFEAGDLSLDDAALIAAFCESPPKGMPDIALMPSLKTLLAAASGVEATTVKVRYAIAVLERIFESDEPPPGEDNDLNALRIAPTLNGRVVIKGDFDALTGEMLLSALSGLSMPKPAADGTPDQRSAAKRTADAFTELIRRYLDNAVTGVDGGQRPHVNVHITAKDLAEHRECATKRADYDEPDFEDLDVGYMPWMGPLSVSKARMLACDCMLSTVLMDGKGAPLDATPLKRLVTAEQRIALIARDKGCAFPNCDAVPAWCDAHHIKPWSTGGLTIMDNLALLCRSHHTLMHSTSGFRGIWEIKMGSDHKPWFIPPAAIDPKQRRRRSTTCQGPIHRD; encoded by the coding sequence ATGACCATAGTTAGCGATTCAATTGCGGTGGGGGATGTTGTAGCCGGTTCGGCTGTGGGTGTGCGCGGCAGGTTGTGGCAGTTACGTCCGTCCGAGGTTCGGGACGTGGCCGTCACTGCATCGGCGGAAATTCTTCGGCTGGAAGCGATTCGGGTTGCCGCAGTCGACGAGTTAGCACTAAATCCCGACGAGCAAGTGCTCTGCTACCGAGGTGTCGGTCGGTGGTTGGCGGCCAATACGATGCTGCAGAACTCGGCCGGCAACAAGATCGCCGCCCTCGGTGCCGCACTGCGATCGTTCCCCGATATTGCTGCGCAATTCGAAGCGGGTGACCTCTCACTCGACGATGCGGCATTGATCGCCGCGTTCTGCGAATCCCCACCAAAGGGGATGCCGGACATCGCATTAATGCCAAGCCTGAAAACACTTCTCGCCGCCGCATCCGGGGTAGAGGCTACGACTGTCAAGGTGCGGTACGCGATTGCTGTTTTGGAGCGGATCTTTGAATCCGACGAGCCCCCGCCTGGCGAGGATAACGACCTGAATGCGTTACGGATCGCGCCGACATTGAATGGTCGGGTCGTGATCAAGGGCGATTTCGACGCGTTGACCGGTGAAATGCTCCTGTCTGCGCTGTCGGGTCTGTCGATGCCGAAACCGGCGGCGGACGGGACTCCGGATCAGCGGTCGGCCGCTAAACGTACCGCCGATGCGTTCACGGAGTTGATTCGACGATATTTGGATAATGCTGTTACCGGGGTGGATGGTGGTCAGCGTCCGCATGTGAATGTGCATATCACCGCGAAAGACCTTGCGGAGCATCGTGAATGCGCCACCAAACGAGCAGACTACGATGAACCCGATTTCGAGGATCTCGATGTCGGCTACATGCCGTGGATGGGCCCGCTGAGTGTGAGTAAAGCCCGGATGCTCGCGTGTGATTGCATGCTCTCGACCGTCTTGATGGACGGCAAGGGCGCACCGCTGGATGCGACACCACTCAAACGCCTCGTCACAGCCGAACAACGCATCGCGCTGATCGCCCGAGACAAAGGCTGCGCCTTCCCCAACTGCGATGCCGTACCGGCCTGGTGCGACGCACACCATATAAAACCGTGGTCAACAGGCGGTTTGACGATCATGGACAACCTCGCTTTGCTCTGTCGGAGCCACCACACGTTGATGCACAGCACCAGCGGGTTCCGCGGAATCTGGGAAATCAAAATGGGTTCCGATCACAAACCGTGGTTCATCCCACCGGCCGCGATCGACCCGAAACAGCGACGCCGACGCTCCACCACCTGCCAAGGCCCCATCCACCGAGACTGA
- a CDS encoding TetR/AcrR family transcriptional regulator C-terminal domain-containing protein, giving the protein MAKPPAHRSTGSGDDSDGEALTKERILVSALEILDRDGIDGLSMRRLGKALGRDPMTLYRHAPNKAALLDGVAEKVLEQLVVDPDDTSDWITQLRSIARDFRQLTLAHPHVVPLLVTRPLATPLGMRPLGTLRPLEDILNLLNRTGFNATDALRVYRALFGFLVGHVLEELQERVERPDETDNVLRLGLHRLPIGEFPRVRALAQVLASYDGAAELERGLDILFAGLTATLTSPEGLTDIN; this is encoded by the coding sequence ATGGCGAAGCCCCCTGCACATCGCAGCACGGGTTCCGGCGACGATTCAGACGGTGAGGCGCTCACCAAGGAGCGAATTCTTGTGTCCGCACTCGAGATCCTCGACCGCGACGGCATCGACGGACTCTCTATGCGACGACTCGGAAAAGCACTCGGACGGGATCCGATGACTCTGTACCGTCATGCACCCAACAAAGCGGCGCTCCTCGACGGAGTCGCCGAGAAAGTCCTCGAGCAGCTTGTCGTCGACCCCGACGACACAAGCGACTGGATCACCCAGCTTCGCTCGATCGCCCGGGACTTTCGTCAGTTGACGCTGGCGCATCCTCACGTGGTCCCTTTGCTGGTCACCCGCCCCCTTGCGACGCCCCTAGGAATGCGACCGCTAGGAACCCTGCGTCCACTCGAAGACATCCTGAATTTGCTCAACCGAACGGGTTTCAATGCCACCGACGCGTTGCGCGTCTACCGGGCCCTGTTCGGGTTTCTTGTCGGACATGTCCTAGAAGAACTGCAGGAGCGTGTAGAACGGCCAGACGAAACCGACAACGTGCTGCGACTGGGGCTACATCGGCTACCAATCGGCGAATTCCCGCGGGTTCGTGCTCTCGCACAGGTTCTTGCGTCCTATGACGGCGCCGCCGAACTCGAACGGGGCCTCGATATCCTCTTCGCAGGTCTAACCGCCACACTAACCTCCCCGGAGGGGCTGACAGATATTAACTAG
- a CDS encoding DUF6131 family protein codes for MIILGIILAIVGVIISVPVLLYVGIALVVIGAVMEIMGSTGHAVAGRRHYY; via the coding sequence ATGATCATTCTCGGTATCATCCTCGCCATTGTCGGCGTAATCATCAGTGTCCCCGTTCTGTTGTACGTCGGGATCGCACTCGTCGTCATCGGAGCGGTGATGGAGATCATGGGCTCGACGGGCCACGCAGTTGCCGGTCGACGCCATTACTACTGA